One Candidatus Desulfatibia profunda genomic window, CTGGTTTTTTTAGGTAGACCGGCGTCATGCCCGATGGGCAGGTAGGGCTGACAGTTGCGCAAAGTTGGTCGAATTTTTCAGCCTTTTGCGCAAGCTCCAGGATAGCATCAATGGCTTGCTGCCTGGGCAACTCGAGTATGGCGGCGGCTTCATCCCTGGTCACCGGCAAGCTCCTTTTTAAAGTGCCGGTTCAGCGGATAAAGATACACGGCCTTGGATTGGCCATGGTGCTGGTAGCGATTGCCTCTTTTAGCGCTGCCGCGGGTATGGCCTACATACAACCAGTTGGCCGCCTTGTAGCACGTGCCGGCAAAACGGGCGGTGTCAACAAAGGTTTCGGTCAGCAAGAGGCGATGCTGATAGCGCTTATACCAATCATGGGATAAACGTTTGCAATTGAGTGCCAGGATCTTGGAAGCCAGATGCTTAACACTAACCCAGGGTAGCACCAGAAAACGGGTGTTATTGGCAATCAGATAAAGACGGCGGTGCCTGGTGTCTGCGTTCCAGCCAATAAAATCATCGCGGCTTTTGACCTTAAAGGCCGCGCTGGCCCAGGCCAGGCAGGCGACCACTTGGCCATCGAGATAAACCAGGTACTTTAAATGTTCGCCGACAAGCTTGGGCAGCCCCAGGTAGTGGTAATGGTGCAGTAAAAAGCCCCATAGGTAATCATCGGTGCCATCAACCAGGACGATCTCAAAGCCCGGGTGCAGGCCAACATTGCCGCAAAGTGGTTCTTGGTTGAAAATGGGGATCTGTGCAAAACATTTGCACTTTAAATTGTTTTTCGGGCGCAGCCGGAGCGGCAGTTTGATATAGCCTTGTTCTTCCAGGCGCAAAAGAAGATCACGGGCCGCATATTCTTTGAACTTGCCGTTGGGTTGAACCCAGTGCCACTGCTGGCATAAAACGCGGGAAATATGGCTGCGGCCGCGGCTTGCATGCAAGGCAACTGTATGCCGGATATCTTCAATATCCTGGTATGTGAACTCGCGAGCGCGATAGCGAAAAACAACCGGTTCCATCAGGTCCTCCACGACATTGAGGACTACATACTATATCGCGCTATCTGACGCCAGCTTTTTCTTAAATTTTTCGAAAATAATTTTTCAAAGAGCTAAACTGTTACAAATAATTTATCCGACAGAAGAATTTCAAATTCATACCTTCGATCGATTGATAGACGAGGTTTCGGTGTTACAAGACCGAAGTGTTCATTTAAAGAAACGTATTGAAGATTTATTCTATGTACTTCTCAATCGTGCTTTCACCGGCGACCTCACCGCATCCTGGCGCGAGGCGCACATGAAAAAACTGCTGCAGGAAATGGAGTGGCAATCAAGCTATCTGGAAAAGATGAAATGAAAGGCAAACCTGATATTCAAAAAATCAAGCAAGTTGCACCGGAGGTCTATGACCCAGAAGAAATCGGCTCCGGTGGTTTCAAGGTCGTCTACAAGGCCCAGGTCAAAGGCAAGATCGAGGCTGTGAAACTGGTTCAAATCCCAAGTGATGAAAATGATAGAACCATTCGGGATGAGAATTTGCGCCGAATTGTCCGAGAAGTCGATATTTTGGCCAAATGCAGCAGCCCTTATCTGGTCAAACTTGGTTCGATTTTGCCACGGGAATGTGAAGTCGATGAAGTTGAGTACGTGATCTATTCTGAAGAATACATTCCTGGGGAAACCCTCCGGAAAATGATCCTGGCTGGTCAGAGGCCAACGAAGGAAGATCTGGCTGAATTGGCGATCTGCACGTTCAAAGCAGTCCGTGAATTGTCCGGGATGAACGTCATCCATCGGGACATCAAGCCCGATAACATCATTAAAAGCAATGATCTCAAACGTCCTTACATATTGCTCGACCTCGGCATTGCGTTTCAAATTGGAGGAACACGACTAACTCGAGATAGTGCGAGGATTCCAGGAACGCTTTACTATATCGCACCGGAAATGCTTGACCAGAGATTCAGGCAAAACCTGGACTATCGCGCTGATCTTTACACAATTGCGCTGACATTGTATGAATTCGCTTCTGGAGACAACCCATTTGCGCACCGCGATGATCCTCAGTTCACGACTCTTTACCGTATCAAGACAATAAAACCAAGGCCGCTTCAGGAGTTTCGAAATGATTTGCCGACTCCAATGTGTAAATTGATTGATCAATTAATGAGAAAAATTCCCGCATTGAGACCTGCCAATATAGAACAATTAATCAAACAAGTGGAGGCGTATCGATGAAATTATTTGCTCAAATCGGTCATAACCTTGGTGATAAGGTCCTAACGGGATTATCAGAAGGGTTGATTGACGGTGCGATTTTTAGCCCAAAAGATTTACAGCAGGACACGATGATGAGCCGCATCAAGGAGATACACCATGATTATCCTAATGCGGAAATTTTTGTTGATCCTCAGTTTTACGTGAGTCTATTTTCGAATTCCCCAGCAATTAATATCGGTAAAATTGCTGATTGGAAATGTTTTCGTACATTCCGTAAAGGGGAACTGGAGCTAAGCCAAACAGTCGACCGCGTTCTCGAAGAGTATTTTGAGGAAGTTGCCGCTTTGGAAGTTACGGGCGTAATTTCTCCGAATATTTATATCTCGCAGTCCTTTGACTCGCGTGAGGCAGTTATTGCAAAAAATTTCGTTCGCCAAGCAAGACGTATCTACGAAAAAACACGCGATCATCGGCCACTCTTCGCAAGTTTAATAATTTGCCGCGAAGCCCTTCAAGATCGCAGGGAGTTTGAAGAGTTTATAAACGATATTACATTGCTGGATAATCCACCGGATGGGTTTTATCTTATAATTGCAAGTCGTTCATCCGAAGCGTTTTCCGATATTTATCACACAGATGTTGTGGCGAATTGGATGATGTTAAATCTGTCTCTTTCCGTAAACGATTTTCAGGTTATCAATGGTTATTCTGATATTTTAACGCCCTTTCTCGGCGCAGCGGGTGGCACAGCAGGTGCCACAGGCTGGTATTCCAATCTAAGAATGTTTTCGATCGACAGATTTTTTCCATCAACCGGCGGCAGGCTGCCCATAGTGCGCTATTTAAGTAAATCGCTGCTAAACAGAATTATGTTTTCTGAAAAGGATGCCGTTAGTCAATTTGTACCTCGTGTGATTAATAATTTGCCACACGATACCGACTATGATCCTGAACCGGAACGTCAAAAAGAAGTGTTGCAGTCCTGGGAGGCGTTAAAATCGTTAAATGAAGAATTTGTAGCCGAGGATATTACAGAAAGCTTAAATAATTGTATTCAATCAGTTCTTTTTGCAGGGCAAACCTATAATGAAATCGCTTCACTTGGGATTTTACTTGGTCAGAAATCCCGTGACGAGCATATTGTGCCGTTGTTGGACGGGTTGCGCCAGTTTAAGGAGCGGGCTGAGTTATGAACAAACTGCCTGCGAGGCGAGGCGAATGGCCTTTTGTGCGTGTTTTGTAATTTGCTGTTGCTTAGGTCGAGGTGTGTAAAAACAGGTAATACTCCCCGTTTCCGGTAGAAATCCCCAGAGACCAACGCGCAATTTCCGAAAAAGGTCGAGTTCTGGTTTAACCGATTTCATTTTGTTTCTGGGCAGAACGAGGATGGAGGCATTGGAGAAATATTTATAGCGATGGGCCTGCATCATTCCTTTACGCCAGTCCGACAACTTGAATTCGAAAGCACGAACGGTTGGGTCAAGTTGTTCAAGATCCAGAGATATGGATTC contains:
- a CDS encoding DUF4338 domain-containing protein, which codes for MEPVVFRYRAREFTYQDIEDIRHTVALHASRGRSHISRVLCQQWHWVQPNGKFKEYAARDLLLRLEEQGYIKLPLRLRPKNNLKCKCFAQIPIFNQEPLCGNVGLHPGFEIVLVDGTDDYLWGFLLHHYHYLGLPKLVGEHLKYLVYLDGQVVACLAWASAAFKVKSRDDFIGWNADTRHRRLYLIANNTRFLVLPWVSVKHLASKILALNCKRLSHDWYKRYQHRLLLTETFVDTARFAGTCYKAANWLYVGHTRGSAKRGNRYQHHGQSKAVYLYPLNRHFKKELAGDQG
- a CDS encoding serine/threonine protein kinase, whose translation is MAIKLSGKDEMKGKPDIQKIKQVAPEVYDPEEIGSGGFKVVYKAQVKGKIEAVKLVQIPSDENDRTIRDENLRRIVREVDILAKCSSPYLVKLGSILPRECEVDEVEYVIYSEEYIPGETLRKMILAGQRPTKEDLAELAICTFKAVRELSGMNVIHRDIKPDNIIKSNDLKRPYILLDLGIAFQIGGTRLTRDSARIPGTLYYIAPEMLDQRFRQNLDYRADLYTIALTLYEFASGDNPFAHRDDPQFTTLYRIKTIKPRPLQEFRNDLPTPMCKLIDQLMRKIPALRPANIEQLIKQVEAYR